The Torulaspora globosa chromosome 8, complete sequence genome segment GCCATGGTTTTCCACACTTACCGGTCAAACTGCAATCGCAGTTATGCTATTTGGTTGCCTCCTCTGTTGGAAACTTGGCGCATGATATCGGTGCGAATTTGAACGGGGCCAATCAGAACGGTGGCGATACGATGGACCTGCTCCCGCAATATCGAAGACATTTAGAGGAATATGGTTACCTTATCCATGTGCTACTGAGCTTTCTGCAAGAAGACGTCCATATTGCAGCATCGCAGGCCACGACTTTGGGACGTGGTGGGGcgaagaaagtgaaaaCTACTGGACCAGCGGCcgagcttttcaagaggAGCTGTAATCAAATTGAATCAATGTTCGAGGCGGTACTGAAAGTGCTGGAAATTAATCTGTCAAAGCTTTTTCAGACAACGCCTGAGAAAGATCTATACGTAAAGCTTTTCACGAAACCTCTTTTCTCTCTgcttgaagttgaagccgCTGTCAAGGTCAACTCTCTGCGGCTTTTCACTCAGAAAGTGCTAGCAATCTGTGTGAAGTATCAAAATCAAAGCTCAAGCGTACAGAACGCCATCATGACCAATTTAACATATTTTCTACACCTTTCCAATTTCAATGCagaattgctgaagctATTAAACGATGAGTACGACTATCCGCAGCTGACAGAGGAGATACTCAGAGAAATCAGTTCTAGAGTTTTCAATGCAAAAGATACCACTGGTCCAAAAGCGATATCGAATTTTTTGATCAAACTATCAGAAGTGTCACCTCAAGTCATGCTCCGACAAATGTCATTAGTCGTCAGACTTTTGAACAATAGCTCCATCACTTTGAGGTGCTCGGTAGTGGAGACATGCGGTAATATCGTGAGGAGATTGGCCCAAGATGAGCAGATGTTGGATCACTACAAGCAACAGATTGCAGTCCTTATCGAACTGCTAGAAGAGAGATTCCAGGATTCAAATCCGTACGTCAGGACCAAAGCAATCCAGGGCTGTCTGAAGATTTGCGAGTTGGAATCTAAGTTCAGCAAGAACAAGCCGGAGTTTGCCAGGCTTGCTACTAGATCCCTACAGGATAAATCTTCTTTAGTAAGAAGAAATGCAGTAAAGTTGTTATCAAAAGTGCTGCTTAACCATCCGTTTAAGGCCATTCATGGTTCGAACCTCGAACTCCGACAATGGGAAAAGCACTTGGAAACTTCTACTGCCAAATTGAATGAGTTAAAAGAGAAGCACGAGTCCCCAAGTGATCTCGAAAACATCATCGATAACTCGCTCAGAGAAGAGGCCTGcgaggctgaagaagttcaaggatATCTGGATGAAAATAATCAAATTACGCGATTAGAAAGAGAGAGTGAGGCTGTAAACACCATAAGTACCGAAGCGATACTGAAACTTAAGCTTATGGTTGTGTATTACACTGATGCTGTGAAATTCATCAGGACTATTCACGGCAGTCTCAGGTTAGCAGCTGGCCTATTATTTTCACGAAATCGGAACGAAGTTTTGGAGACAATGGATTATCTGGTTTTGGCTGATGCATTCGGCCTCGAACCTAGCCAGATCGGCATCAAGAAAATGCTGCACCTAGTTTGGATGAAGGGCACCAATGACGAGGGAACAAGTATATCGGCGCACTTGATAAGTTGCTATACCCAGCTATTTTTGACCGCTCCGGAGTCGTTCAACTTTAGGGAAAAAGCGGGCTACATAGCTCAAAATCTGATACAGTTAACTTGTGGCGCGTCAATTGCAGATCTAGCCTCGCTAGAGCAGCTATTATGCATGATGTACAGGGAGAAACTGATTGATGAGAATGTTATTAATGTGTTGTGGGCGATATATAATTCGGTTTCAAGAGACGAAGAAATGTGTGAACACTTTGAAAAGCAACAGGTTCACGGATCAATTATAATTTTGGGAATGCTGTCGCTTGCAAACCATGAAGTAACACTTCGAGGTCTTGATGCTCTTCTGAACGTTGGGCTTGGAATACCGGGGGACGAGGATATGCTACTCTGCCAATATTCTTGCCTAGCTTTGGAAAGGATGGTTCCTCGAGATCACAGCAGGTTCTCATCCATAATCAGCGAAtctcgagaagaagaagttattAGAAAGCTCTATTCCAAAATTATTGGTGTGACCAATGATCTAGGGTGGTATCCGGTATGCGAACAAGCGTTGAATGCCCTCTTCACTATCTCTTCGAAGGCTGACCTTGTGGCTACTGAGTTAGTCAGGGAAAAAACGATGATGACGTTCGGTAAGTCCGAAGATGAGGATTCGGAATTTCTGCAGCACACATCTAGGGTCACTTCCTTAAGCCAATTATTATTCATTGTGGGCCAAATTGCCATCAAAGCACTCGTTTATCTCGAGAAATGTGAGGCTGAATTCAAAAGGGCAAGGAGCGAAGTTGAGTATCGGAAAGtcaaagagaagaagaagcaagcGGGAGAAGGTGACGGTGCGGCGGATGAAggcaaagagaaagagcttgaaatgaTTGGCGGTACCAACGAGGATGACTTCGCCGATGCCATCACCTTTATCAAAGATAAGGAGCTCCTGTTTGGGGAAAACTCGATTTTAAGCAAATTTTGCCCCATAGCAGAGGAAATATGCTCCAACACCAGCAGATTCAATGACCCTATTCTCCAAAGGACAGCGGCATTATGTCTGGAGAAATTTATGTGTGTGTCATCAAAATATTGCGAGAAACGACTGTCTTTGCTTATCACAATGATGGAAAAATCGAAGGATCCTATAATCCGCTCGAATGCCGTGCTTGGGCTGGGCGATATGGCGGTTTGTTTCAATAACCTTGTTGACGAAAACACAGACTACTTGTACCGTCGATTGCGCGATAAAAACTTGATGGTTCAGCGCACATGTCTGATGACCGTTACGTTTCTGATCCTTGCTGGGCAAGTAAAAGTTAAAGGGCAACTTGGTGAGATGGCTAAATGCCTAGAAAACCCAGATCCAGGAATCAGGGATATGTGTCGATTGTTTTTTACAGAGCTGGCGACAAAAGACAATGCTGTGTATAACAGCTTCATTGATATTTTCAGCAACTTATCTGCTGATGAAGGCCTACACAAAGATAgtttcaagagaatcatGAAGTTTTTATTGTCATTCATCGAAAAGGAGAAGCATCAGAAGCAGCTTGCTGAAAAGTTACTGGGCAGATTGTTAAAGTGCGATTCGCAAAAGCAATGGAATGACGTGGCGTTTGTATTGAACAATATACCTTACAAGGATGAAAGAGCCGCCGAGTCCCTGGAGAAAGGGTTCAAGATGGCCTCTGCCCGCAATTAACCTTTCCTTTATGGCTAATGCCGATACGTAGAAACATATATGCACAAGATATGCACAAGAAATATACACGAATTTAGAATAGCACGAAGAAGGTGTTGGGATTTATAAGTTAGGCCTCGGTTCCACGGCTGCCGCTGATTATTTCTTAGAGTGATCCCCAAACACAAGAGATAGATCCTTGATTGGGTCATTGGATTTGCCCAGCGTAAAGTCCAAAGGCAACTGCTTGGAGTATAACTCACCTGACTTCAGATGCTGTTCGACTAATTGCGCCATGCCGTTTATAAAGGTTTCATTACCATTTAGAGACTCACACCTTTTCATTCTGTCCTTGTAAGGTGATTCGGCAATGAGTTCTTGGTCAATCTCGAACAAAGTTTCAATGTGGTCTGATGTAAAGGCAATTGGGATCAAAAGAAGCCCATCAGTCTCTGGAGCTAAAAACTCAGCTATCTTTGCTGTTTGCGCGCCCAACCATGGCTTAGGGCCAACCTGTGATTGCCAAACTAATCTATACGGATTGCTAAATCCCAGCTTTTGCATGACTTTGTTTACAGTTGCAGCCACTTCCGCTGGATAAGCGTCACCGGTGTTAATCACATCCATAGGTAAGGAATGGGCAGAGAATAGCAGAGTTACATTATTTCTCACTTCACTAGGAAACTCTAGCAGCTTTTTCTGGATATTCTCAGCAAACCCACTAGTTAAACCATCGTTGGTAGGCCAACGGTCGATGGTTGACCAACTGATCTTCCTCTCCGGATCCAATTCCTTTATTTTTCTCCACAGTTCATTCAGAGACGAACCTGTGGTTGAGTATGAGAACTGCGGATATTGAGTGAAGGCAACAGCTCTTCTGACACCGTCTTTCAGTAGCTGCTCGTAAGCTGCGTGGGTCAATGGCTTGGCGTAACGAAAGGCCACGTATGGTTTATGAGGCGCGGTTTCCGGGCAGGTTTCGTCCAAGATCTCGCAAACTCTCTTGGCCTGATATTCTGACCATTTGCGGATCGGAGAGCCACCGCCTATCTCCTCATATTGTTTCTCAATCTTGGGACTGCGGAACTTTGCAATCCACTTCGCAATTGAACGCTGATAATTCTTGCTGATTGGAATCAAGTCGTTGTCTGAGAAGAGTTCAAACAAGAAGTCGTAAGTCTCAGCAATCGTAGAGGGCCCCCCCATATTCATGAACACAATTCCAGTAGGAGATCTGGCGTCGCTCAATGACCGGGCCCTTCCAGGCATTACGGATACCCTATTTCCAGCCATTGAAGACAAAGTCTTCGGAAAAAGCTCTCTGCCTACTCTAAATCCAGCTAACATCAATCAGATAGCCTACAAACAATCGAACTCTTGTCGTCTTCACAGTCCTTCAACAGGTCGTAAACGAAGCAGAAAACGGCGAATTTTAAACCCGGAACAGATCACCAGCGTAACCAGCAACGCAACTAGTATACCTAGCTCTTCGAGTCCTTGACAGCCTTTGGCTTTTCGTATCTCATAGCTTCGTATATTAGCTTCCGCTAAATTGTTGAGCCTGCCAAGCTAGTAGAGACACGAACGAACCTGGCAACAAACAACCACAAGAAGCAGAGTTAGTCAAATCACCACTTCGGAGGGTTTATATAGCTGCAGCTGAGATATTGCGCGGGCATTGGTGattgctgctgttcttAGAAGAGTTTGACCAGCTGGTGGGTCACAATGAAGATCTACAATCCGATCGATACAACCTTGCGATGGATATCGCAAAAATATGGGATCAACGATTTCATGCTGAGATATGCCCTTTGTCTGCTAGGATCTTTCCCTTTCAATGCGATCTTGAAGAGGCTGCCAGACAGGCGGGTGAGTTTGAAATGTTGTTACATTACCGGGGTGTCGATGCTATACCTCTTTGGAGTGCTGAACCTTTATAAGGGGTTTCAAACGCTTTTCATCAGCACCATGTTCACATATGTTATCACAAGATTCTACCGGTCGAGTTTCATGCCTCATTTgaacttcatctttctgatGGGACATCTGGCATTCAACCATCTGCACGCGCAGTTCATTAACGCTTCTAACAGCGACACAGTGGATATCACAGGCTCGCAAATGGTGTTGGTTATGAAATTGACAGCTTTTGCATGGTCTTATTACGATGGATCTTGCGAGAAAGACAAGAATTCGCTGACGGATTATCAAAAGTCCCGGGCGATCGAGAAACATCCATCGTTGTTGGAATTTCTAGCGTACGCATATTTCTATCCTAGCCTGTTGACTGGCCCAAGTTTTGACTTTGCAGATTTTGATAGCTGGCTGAATTGTGAGATGTTCCATGACCTGccagagaagagaaaaccCAGGAGACGTCTACACCCTGGACAGAGAAGGCAGATTCCAAAGAACGGCAGACTGGCTCTGTGGAAGGTGATCCAAGGTTTGGGATGGATGTATCTCAGTGCCGTGGCACCAAAATACATCTCAGTAGACTACATGttggattttgaaaaattcaatcAAAGATCATTCTTCTACAGAATAAACTACATGTACTTTCTGGGGATGACATTTCGTTTCAAGTACTATGCTGCTTGGACGATAGCAGAGGCATCTTGCATATTATGTGGGTTAGGGTACAATGGATATGATCCGAAGACGCAAACAATAAAGTGGAATCGTGTTCAGAACATCGACATATATTCAGTGGAAATGGCACAAAGTACCAGGGAGATGCTGGAAGCCTGGAACATGAATACAAATAAATGGTTGAAAAACTATGTCTATTTGCGTGTGGCTAAGAAAGGTAAGAAACCAGGGTTCCGTTCCACTTTGTTCACGTTTTTGACTTCCGCATTTTGGCATGGAACTAGACCAGGCTATTACCTAACCTTTGCAACTGGTGCACTTTATCAAACTTGCGGTAAGATATACAGACGCAATTTCAGGCCAATGTTTATGGCAGAAGACGGAAAAACTCCTCTCCCATACAAGTGGATCTACGATGCAATTTGCTTCTATGTCATTAAAGTAGCTTTTGGGTTCATGGTTCAGCCCTTTATCATTCTAGACTTGAAAAaatctttgcaagcttGGAGCTCGGTCTATTTCTACATCCACATTGGTATCGCTATAACATTCTTCCTATTCAAAGGTCCTTATGCAAAGCAGGTTATCAAGTTCTGCAAATCAAAACAACCCAAAGAAAGGTCAATCATcaaacagaagaaattggaaCAGGAGATTGCGACTTCATCTGCATCTTTAGGTGGCATACTCTCTGAAAAGCTTGCTTACGAGAAGAAACATCCTAAAGAAGTCGAGATGAACCTGGGCATACCAGCGATCGACTCATACGAAATGTCTGACGCTAAAGAGGCATGGGAAGAGTTCCGCAACGATTACAATGATTGGAGGGAGAAGAATGGGCTGGAGATagaagaagaaaacctCGCAATTGCTTTCAACAggttcaaagaagaacttCGTAGCGCTTCTGCTGACCCCACCACTGGAGTGAAAAGGAGAATGAGCTTCAGCGAGTATTTGCCCAAGCCTACTCCTGAAACGGAAGATCACAACTGAGGTATATCTCAACATCGCAGCATCCATTCGTATGTAGTTTCTGGCAACGTATTCCTCATAACCGAGCtagtttctcaaaactCATCCGGATTGAAAATATCAAGGTCCAaatccatctcatcatcgttcTGCTCTGTTGCAGTATCTTCACTATGCACGTAtgaatttctcttctgcaaaTGTACTGCTTGCGATTGCTCCGGCGATTCCTGCTGTATTGGTTCCTCTTGAGTAACAGGTTGGCTAGCTTCAGAGACGTCCTCGGGTTCCCCCGGTATCCTGGTGATCTCTTTACTGTGTAGAGAAGCCAAAGCCAGCATCCCTCTTCTTAAGGCATCTTCCGCAGGCCAAATGAAATTATTGGGACCTGTTGCGCCCCTATCCAGTGTAGGGGGGATCTTGGTAAACTTGGACAGCTTTGTGCCGTACTCCAGAAGGACTGAAGAGTTgattttcttcctctgctCGAGGATAGTCTGTCTCTCGAACTCGACTTGCTCTAGCGTCGGCAGAGCGTTCAAGTTGTTATAACAATCGTTCAGAGTTTCTAAAATGTTACGTGTTCTTTGATCCAGATCATTTGATTCCTTCTCGAGCCTTCTTAGTTCCCGGTCTATCTGGTCGTACTGTGTAAATGCTTTGACACTTTCGTACAAATCCTTGTCGACTTGTATGAGTCTCTTGGCAATCTTTACATCCGGTTTGAAGTTGTCTACAGAGGCGACCAATTCAGCTAGAACTTCTTCGTATTGTGTCAAATCGCTGTAGATTTTAACCTTTGAAAGCTCATCCTCGTTACCTAAGTTTACAGTAGCGTCCATcaaggaagttgaagacGATCTCATGTGGCTCATCGAGTGGCTACTAGTTGGGAATTCACTCATGGCCTCCCAATACTTATTCAATCCTTCGTAGCAGGCTGTCTCCGGGAGATCTTCAGTCTATTCTTCCGGAACAGATGAACATATTGGTTAGTGATTTACGTTTAAAGAACGGGAACGGTTAAATATACACAACACTAAGATATACACAGAAAGAAGACTGATCTCACCTatgatcatcttcagtgATGCCAGGACAGCGCTCGAACATGTCTTGCTCACTCTTATATTGCACTTTGCAGTAGTAACAGAAATAGAGCTCCGACCTCAGAAACACATTCAATCTCATTATCCTTTCATCTATGCTTGTCTCCatgaaaagatcgagcTCTTCGTCCTCGCCATCATATTCGGGCAGGGACTCTACCTCTGGGACCGAAGATTCCTCTCGTTGAGGCACTACCTTGACAGACTCATCAGAGATGATCGGCACATCAACATTTTCGTGACTATCGTCAGCCTCAGACAAACTGGTCTCTTCATCGTGCGAGGAATAAGGTTCAACGCTCGATGGGATCTTCTCGTAGACCTGGTTGAGCTGTCTGACGTAGGACCGCCAAAGAACGTTGAAATCTCGGGGATCTTGTCCTGGTGTATAAAGCTCGATATCTTTCGTCAATTCAAAGGCGATCCTCTGCATCCTCTCCCAAGTGAAAAGCTTCTCTTGGAGATTTTGAGTTTCCCGCACTCGCTTCGAAACAGAATCACTATCTGTGTTGCCCGCTGGACGACCTTCTGTTTCATTTGGCTTCAATATTCGCTGTATGCTGGAGGGGGATCGTCTAATTCGTTTGCTTCCTTTCTcgctttcctcttcttgagctccttcttcaccttgatgatgatcaacGCTATCACAGCTATCAACGGCCCCACCATCGTCTCCTTGAGGGcttcttgtccttttcATTGGGATGAACGTTAACTACCTTAATGTGAATTTTCCGAACTTACCGTAAGATTGCTTAAAAGCACCGTTAAGATAATATATAGGTATGGAAAATGGTCCGCAATACATGTTTACATAAATCACAAGCGTCAGATTGCTAGTCGACAACCTGATTAAATTTGTTGACCACTTTGGGCAACTTGGGAATCCCGTCCTTCTCGAGCTGGAGAGCAACAGCGTCTTTCAGACCTCTATTCCACAGCTCATGGTTGTCACCAATAACATACGTTAAAGTTCTGTTCATAAAACCGTTGGGCCCCAAGTAGCCAAGACTTTCGATGATGTCTTCGAGCAAGAACGCCTTCCCCGCAGCGACACCGTCGCCCAGCCCGGCGTGCCTGATGTTGACGATGTGGATGTGGAAATGGTAGTAGGATGGCTGGTAGTGGACAAAGATCCGCAACTCATCTGCATGCACCGCGTAGTT includes the following:
- the YCS4 gene encoding condensin subunit YCS4 (ancestral locus Anc_6.68), giving the protein MSDFNLADQISRLQNSDKRSFPAVERPSDELNSVIDRLAVSPEQIDADGETLESLIDLCHGFPHLPVKLQSQLCYLVASSVGNLAHDIGANLNGANQNGGDTMDLLPQYRRHLEEYGYLIHVLLSFLQEDVHIAASQATTLGRGGAKKVKTTGPAAELFKRSCNQIESMFEAVLKVLEINLSKLFQTTPEKDLYVKLFTKPLFSLLEVEAAVKVNSLRLFTQKVLAICVKYQNQSSSVQNAIMTNLTYFLHLSNFNAELLKLLNDEYDYPQLTEEILREISSRVFNAKDTTGPKAISNFLIKLSEVSPQVMLRQMSLVVRLLNNSSITLRCSVVETCGNIVRRLAQDEQMLDHYKQQIAVLIELLEERFQDSNPYVRTKAIQGCLKICELESKFSKNKPEFARLATRSLQDKSSLVRRNAVKLLSKVLLNHPFKAIHGSNLELRQWEKHLETSTAKLNELKEKHESPSDLENIIDNSLREEACEAEEVQGYLDENNQITRLERESEAVNTISTEAILKLKLMVVYYTDAVKFIRTIHGSLRLAAGLLFSRNRNEVLETMDYLVLADAFGLEPSQIGIKKMLHLVWMKGTNDEGTSISAHLISCYTQLFLTAPESFNFREKAGYIAQNLIQLTCGASIADLASLEQLLCMMYREKLIDENVINVLWAIYNSVSRDEEMCEHFEKQQVHGSIIILGMLSLANHEVTLRGLDALLNVGLGIPGDEDMLLCQYSCLALERMVPRDHSRFSSIISESREEEVIRKLYSKIIGVTNDLGWYPVCEQALNALFTISSKADLVATELVREKTMMTFGKSEDEDSEFLQHTSRVTSLSQLLFIVGQIAIKALVYLEKCEAEFKRARSEVEYRKVKEKKKQAGEGDGAADEGKEKELEMIGGTNEDDFADAITFIKDKELLFGENSILSKFCPIAEEICSNTSRFNDPILQRTAALCLEKFMCVSSKYCEKRLSLLITMMEKSKDPIIRSNAVLGLGDMAVCFNNLVDENTDYLYRRLRDKNLMVQRTCLMTVTFLILAGQVKVKGQLGEMAKCLENPDPGIRDMCRLFFTELATKDNAVYNSFIDIFSNLSADEGLHKDSFKRIMKFLLSFIEKEKHQKQLAEKLLGRLLKCDSQKQWNDVAFVLNNIPYKDERAAESLEKGFKMASARN
- the HEM15 gene encoding ferrochelatase HEM15 (ancestral locus Anc_6.67); the protein is MLAGFRVGRELFPKTLSSMAGNRVSVMPGRARSLSDARSPTGIVFMNMGGPSTIAETYDFLFELFSDNDLIPISKNYQRSIAKWIAKFRSPKIEKQYEEIGGGSPIRKWSEYQAKRVCEILDETCPETAPHKPYVAFRYAKPLTHAAYEQLLKDGVRRAVAFTQYPQFSYSTTGSSLNELWRKIKELDPERKISWSTIDRWPTNDGLTSGFAENIQKKLLEFPSEVRNNVTLLFSAHSLPMDVINTGDAYPAEVAATVNKVMQKLGFSNPYRLVWQSQVGPKPWLGAQTAKIAEFLAPETDGLLLIPIAFTSDHIETLFEIDQELIAESPYKDRMKRCESLNGNETFINGMAQLVEQHLKSGELYSKQLPLDFTLGKSNDPIKDLSLVFGDHSKK
- the ALE1 gene encoding lysophospholipid acyltransferase (ancestral locus Anc_6.66), yielding MKIYNPIDTTLRWISQKYGINDFMLRYALCLLGSFPFNAILKRLPDRRVSLKCCYITGVSMLYLFGVLNLYKGFQTLFISTMFTYVITRFYRSSFMPHLNFIFLMGHLAFNHLHAQFINASNSDTVDITGSQMVLVMKLTAFAWSYYDGSCEKDKNSLTDYQKSRAIEKHPSLLEFLAYAYFYPSLLTGPSFDFADFDSWLNCEMFHDLPEKRKPRRRLHPGQRRQIPKNGRLALWKVIQGLGWMYLSAVAPKYISVDYMLDFEKFNQRSFFYRINYMYFLGMTFRFKYYAAWTIAEASCILCGLGYNGYDPKTQTIKWNRVQNIDIYSVEMAQSTREMLEAWNMNTNKWLKNYVYLRVAKKGKKPGFRSTLFTFLTSAFWHGTRPGYYLTFATGALYQTCGKIYRRNFRPMFMAEDGKTPLPYKWIYDAICFYVIKVAFGFMVQPFIILDLKKSLQAWSSVYFYIHIGIAITFFLFKGPYAKQVIKFCKSKQPKERSIIKQKKLEQEIATSSASLGGILSEKLAYEKKHPKEVEMNLGIPAIDSYEMSDAKEAWEEFRNDYNDWREKNGLEIEEENLAIAFNRFKEELRSASADPTTGVKRRMSFSEYLPKPTPETEDHN
- the MED4 gene encoding Med4p (ancestral locus Anc_6.65), which encodes MSEFPTSSHSMSHMRSSSTSLMDATVNLGNEDELSKVKIYSDLTQYEEVLAELVASVDNFKPDVKIAKRLIQVDKDLYESVKAFTQYDQIDRELRRLEKESNDLDQRTRNILETLNDCYNNLNALPTLEQVEFERQTILEQRKKINSSVLLEYGTKLSKFTKIPPTLDRGATGPNNFIWPAEDALRRGMLALASLHSKEITRIPGEPEDVSEASQPVTQEEPIQQESPEQSQAVHLQKRNSYVHSEDTATEQNDDEMDLDLDIFNPDEF
- the CMG1 gene encoding Cmg1p (ancestral locus Anc_6.64) yields the protein MKRTRSPQGDDGGAVDSCDSVDHHQGEEGAQEEESEKGSKRIRRSPSSIQRILKPNETEGRPAGNTDSDSVSKRVRETQNLQEKLFTWERMQRIAFELTKDIELYTPGQDPRDFNVLWRSYVRQLNQVYEKIPSSVEPYSSHDEETSLSEADDSHENVDVPIISDESVKVVPQREESSVPEVESLPEYDGEDEELDLFMETSIDERIMRLNVFLRSELYFCYYCKVQYKSEQDMFERCPGITEDDHR